AGCAAGATGTTGTCAGACAACGGAAATCTCCTCGGCAATCAGCGGAGCCAGGCGGTCTGCGACCTCACGCAGTGGTCGCAGGGACCGTTGGACGCGCGCCAACAGCAGCGCGCCTTCGATGGACGACAGGATGAGCACGGCCAAGCCGCTCGCGCGGTCGGCGGCGATGCCATGGCCGGTCAGGTCGGCGGTGATCAGATCGAGCCACTGCTGATAGCCGTCACGACACGCGTCGCGTACGCCTTCGGTGGCTTCGAGCGCGACAGTGGCGAGTGGGCAACCCTCCTGGAAATCCGACTCGGCGAGCCGCTGGCCAAGCGCCTCGGCCATCGCGCGTACGGCGGCCGGCGGGTCGTCGTACGCGTCGATCGTCGCCCTGATCGCGGCCGCCATCTCGGTCGCGGACGCCGCCATCGCCTCCGCGGCGAGCTGCTGTTTTCCGCCGGGGAAGTGGAAATACATCGAGCCCTTCGGTGCGCCGCCCTCGGCCAGCACCTGGTTGATGCCGGTGCCGTGCAGCCCCTGGCGGGCGAAGAGCGTACGAGCCGTGGTCAGCATGCGTCGGCGGGTCTGTCCATGTGCGGCCATGAGAGAAACTATAGAGACCGGTCTAGTAAATATCTACATGGAGGCTCGACGGAGTTCCGGCACGAGGAGGCACA
The nucleotide sequence above comes from Fodinicola acaciae. Encoded proteins:
- a CDS encoding TetR/AcrR family transcriptional regulator, giving the protein MAAHGQTRRRMLTTARTLFARQGLHGTGINQVLAEGGAPKGSMYFHFPGGKQQLAAEAMAASATEMAAAIRATIDAYDDPPAAVRAMAEALGQRLAESDFQEGCPLATVALEATEGVRDACRDGYQQWLDLITADLTGHGIAADRASGLAVLILSSIEGALLLARVQRSLRPLREVADRLAPLIAEEISVV